A genomic region of Mesobacillus jeotgali contains the following coding sequences:
- a CDS encoding glycosyltransferase, translating to MKTLALIMIVKNEQKKIKRCIDSVKDFVSEIIIVDTGSTDNTRDIALEKGANVFEYEWNHNFSNARNFSISKSTCDWNLVLDADEYILSGHHLLNDFINKSDNEIGRINILSKYLVNEQEQIESSYVSRVFPNNGIFFTGRVHEQLDTDLPRVNIPVEVSHDGYYQTDKTERNLPLLLDELSVSPNDDYILYQIGKQYYLKQEYIKANSYFDLSYKKISNNVNYKNKMVIDYIYSLIKSGNFELGLQIIEEEKNNLLFSTDFHFICGVFYMELVFSNVNKYINFFPYIEREYLTCLNIDKNKKQEMVMGTGSFLALYNLGTLYESTGNISKAIDCYKKSWEYMYQPARKRIEALRN from the coding sequence TTGAAAACTTTAGCTTTAATAATGATAGTGAAAAATGAACAAAAAAAAATCAAAAGATGTATTGATAGTGTAAAAGACTTTGTAAGTGAGATAATTATCGTTGATACAGGTTCCACAGATAATACACGAGATATAGCATTAGAGAAAGGCGCGAATGTATTTGAATATGAGTGGAATCATAATTTTTCCAATGCGAGAAACTTTAGTATAAGCAAATCCACTTGTGATTGGAACTTAGTCTTAGATGCTGATGAGTATATCTTATCTGGTCATCATCTCTTAAACGATTTTATAAACAAAAGTGACAATGAAATCGGTAGGATTAATATTTTGAGTAAATATTTAGTTAATGAACAAGAACAAATTGAGTCATCCTATGTTTCTAGAGTTTTTCCTAATAACGGAATTTTTTTTACGGGAAGGGTTCATGAACAGCTAGACACCGATTTGCCGAGAGTTAATATCCCTGTTGAAGTTTCACATGATGGTTATTATCAAACTGATAAAACAGAAAGGAACCTACCGTTACTATTAGATGAGTTAAGTGTATCTCCAAATGATGATTACATACTCTATCAAATTGGTAAGCAATATTATTTGAAGCAAGAATATATTAAAGCAAACTCTTACTTTGATCTTTCATATAAAAAAATAAGCAATAATGTTAATTATAAAAATAAAATGGTAATTGATTATATTTATAGCTTGATCAAAAGTGGGAATTTTGAACTTGGTTTGCAGATTATTGAGGAAGAAAAAAACAACTTATTGTTTTCTACAGACTTTCACTTTATATGTGGTGTGTTTTATATGGAGTTAGTATTTAGTAATGTAAATAAATACATAAACTTCTTTCCTTATATCGAACGTGAGTATTTGACATGTCTAAATATAGATAAAAACAAAAAACAAGAGATGGTTATGGGTACAGGAAGTTTTTTAGCCCTTTATAATCTCGGTACTTTATACGAATCTACTGGTAATATTAGTAAGGCAATCGATTGCTATAAAAAGTCATGGGAATATATGTATCAACCTGCTCGGAAAAGGATAGAAGCATTGAGGAACTAA
- a CDS encoding flagellin N-terminal helical domain-containing protein, translated as MRINHNIAALNTHRQLSSASNAQGKNMEKLSSGLRINRAGDDAAGLAISEKMRGQIRGLEQGSRNAQDGISMLQTAEGALNETHSILQRMRELAVQSSNDTNVTEDRAAIDKEYQALATEITRISDDTEFNKQKLWDGTTTLVDFQVGPNAAQKISFTFEDMDAATITGGIGDLTSKANAQTAIGALDTAIAKVSTVRSDLGATQNRLEHTINNLNTSSENLTAAESRIRDVDMAKEMMDQTKNSILSQAAQAMLAQANQQPQGVLQLLR; from the coding sequence ATGAGAATTAACCACAATATCGCGGCTCTTAACACGCACCGTCAGTTATCTAGTGCTTCTAATGCACAAGGAAAGAATATGGAGAAGTTATCTTCAGGTCTACGTATTAACCGTGCTGGAGATGATGCAGCAGGTCTAGCAATTTCTGAAAAAATGCGTGGGCAAATTCGCGGCTTGGAACAAGGTTCAAGAAATGCCCAAGATGGAATTTCAATGCTTCAAACTGCTGAAGGAGCGTTAAATGAAACGCATTCTATTCTTCAACGTATGCGTGAACTTGCTGTACAATCATCCAACGATACGAATGTAACTGAAGATCGTGCGGCAATTGATAAAGAGTATCAAGCTTTAGCGACTGAAATTACTCGTATTTCTGACGATACTGAGTTTAATAAACAAAAACTTTGGGATGGAACTACTACTTTAGTTGATTTTCAAGTTGGACCAAATGCTGCGCAAAAAATCTCATTTACTTTTGAGGACATGGATGCTGCAACAATCACAGGTGGGATTGGAGATTTAACCTCTAAGGCTAACGCACAAACAGCTATTGGAGCATTAGACACAGCGATTGCAAAAGTTTCCACTGTACGCTCTGACTTAGGTGCTACTCAAAATCGTTTAGAACACACTATCAACAACTTGAACACTTCTTCTGAAAACCTGACTGCTGCGGAATCACGTATTCGTGATGTTGACATGGCGAAAGAAATGATGGATCAAACTAAGAACTCTATCCTTTCTCAAGCTGCTCAAGCTATGTTGGCACAAGCTAACCAACAGCCACAAGGTGTATTACAATTATTACGTTAA
- the csrA gene encoding carbon storage regulator CsrA → MLVLTRKNGETIKIGDDIEITVISSKNDQVKIGINAPKNIEVFRKEILDQIQSENEEAAKDISTVLDFMKKK, encoded by the coding sequence ATGCTAGTGCTGACAAGAAAAAATGGAGAGACGATAAAAATTGGCGATGACATCGAAATCACAGTGATTTCCTCAAAAAATGATCAAGTCAAAATAGGCATAAACGCCCCAAAGAATATAGAAGTATTCCGAAAAGAAATACTCGATCAAATCCAGAGTGAAAATGAAGAAGCGGCAAAGGATATTTCCACTGTACTCGACTTTATGAAAAAGAAATAA
- the fliW gene encoding flagellar assembly protein FliW: MKIGTKYHGDVEIKNNEVLAFDKGVPGFLDEKQFVLLPLSEDNIFYVMQSVATPALAFILSNPFNFFKEYDFKLEDTVVEELGLESEKNVQVYSILTVQDPFEKTTANLQGPIIINIKNNKAKQVILHNEQYSTKHPIFEKSKVKG, encoded by the coding sequence ATGAAAATTGGAACAAAATATCATGGCGATGTAGAAATTAAAAATAATGAAGTGCTTGCCTTTGACAAAGGAGTACCGGGTTTTTTGGATGAAAAGCAGTTTGTGCTGCTTCCTTTATCCGAAGACAATATTTTTTATGTGATGCAGTCGGTGGCTACTCCTGCTCTGGCCTTTATTTTATCAAATCCTTTTAATTTCTTTAAAGAATATGATTTTAAATTAGAAGATACAGTTGTAGAGGAGCTAGGCCTAGAATCAGAAAAGAATGTCCAGGTATACTCCATATTAACTGTTCAAGATCCGTTTGAAAAAACAACAGCAAACCTTCAAGGCCCGATAATAATCAATATTAAAAATAATAAAGCAAAACAAGTAATCCTGCATAATGAGCAATACTCTACAAAGCACCCAATCTTTGAAAAATCAAAAGTGAAAGGGTGA
- a CDS encoding DUF6470 family protein: MQVPQIRIQSTPGKIEINTIKANLEMEQPKAELGIEQPKAELTINSTPSRLTIDQSKAREDMDLKSISRRIEDAANQGYQDLLAGIARVSQDGDELMMIENGGDVIAEQAKRNSESPMLDLNIGWIPSAGSVKINYSPGKVDFNWKVNKPVINSQTNKPIINYTPGKAEITMKQYPSLKIDFEG, translated from the coding sequence ATGCAAGTCCCGCAAATTCGTATCCAGTCAACACCTGGGAAAATTGAAATCAACACGATTAAGGCTAATTTAGAGATGGAGCAGCCAAAGGCGGAATTAGGCATTGAGCAGCCAAAAGCAGAACTTACAATCAACAGTACTCCTTCCAGACTAACAATCGACCAATCAAAAGCCCGCGAGGACATGGATTTAAAGAGTATATCCAGAAGAATTGAAGATGCAGCTAACCAGGGATATCAGGATTTGTTGGCGGGAATCGCCCGCGTATCACAGGATGGCGATGAGTTGATGATGATTGAGAATGGTGGGGACGTGATAGCTGAGCAGGCTAAGCGGAACAGCGAGTCTCCAATGCTTGACCTTAATATTGGCTGGATTCCATCAGCTGGCTCAGTGAAAATTAATTATTCCCCTGGGAAAGTAGATTTTAACTGGAAGGTAAATAAGCCTGTTATCAACAGCCAGACGAATAAACCAATCATCAACTATACCCCTGGAAAAGCGGAAATTACAATGAAGCAATATCCATCGTTAAAAATTGACTTTGAAGGGTAA
- the flgL gene encoding flagellar hook-associated protein FlgL: MRITQSMLSSNSLRNLSESYRRMGQYQDQLATGKKITKPSDDPVVAMKGMFYRSGLTEVEQYKRNLSELYLWMDNSEAGIDQANNGLQRVRELVIQGKNGALSPSDREAVAREVDQIKADLVQVANTKVSGRYIFHGTDTDNPPVPVENPPTVAVNLSDPSLNNYKVEVSPGVSLRANINPANVFNQDLFNVVQEIQTALKNDKPADLDGLLGRLDKTMDTLSSERAELGARYNRLEVIDSRLGQQEVMANRVLSDNEDADIERVITDLKTQESVHRAALGVGARILQPTLLDFLR; encoded by the coding sequence ATGCGAATAACACAATCAATGCTTTCTTCCAATTCATTACGGAATCTTAGCGAGAGCTATCGCCGAATGGGACAGTACCAGGATCAGCTGGCGACAGGCAAAAAAATTACAAAACCTTCCGATGATCCGGTTGTGGCGATGAAAGGGATGTTTTATCGTTCTGGATTGACTGAAGTGGAGCAGTATAAGCGAAACCTTTCTGAACTCTATTTGTGGATGGATAATTCTGAGGCAGGGATTGACCAGGCGAACAATGGGCTGCAGCGTGTTCGTGAGCTGGTCATTCAGGGAAAGAACGGCGCACTAAGTCCAAGTGACCGGGAAGCTGTTGCCAGGGAAGTTGATCAGATTAAAGCGGATCTAGTGCAAGTAGCGAATACAAAGGTTTCTGGCCGGTATATCTTCCATGGTACGGATACGGATAATCCGCCTGTACCGGTGGAAAACCCGCCGACAGTAGCAGTGAACTTATCCGATCCTTCTCTCAATAATTATAAAGTTGAAGTTTCACCGGGGGTATCCCTGAGAGCTAATATCAATCCAGCGAATGTTTTCAATCAGGATTTGTTCAATGTAGTTCAGGAAATTCAAACTGCATTGAAGAATGACAAGCCTGCGGATTTGGACGGTTTGTTGGGACGTTTAGATAAAACAATGGATACTTTATCCTCAGAACGTGCGGAATTAGGAGCACGTTATAATAGGCTCGAAGTAATCGACTCTCGACTAGGCCAACAGGAAGTCATGGCAAATAGGGTTCTGTCTGATAATGAAGATGCTGATATTGAAAGGGTCATTACAGATTTAAAAACACAGGAAAGTGTGCATCGAGCAGCTTTAGGAGTGGGCGCCCGGATTCTTCAGCCGACACTTTTAGACTTTTTAAGATAA